One part of the Brachyspira sp. SAP_772 genome encodes these proteins:
- a CDS encoding radical SAM/SPASM domain-containing protein — MKKIKILLDKYILTQIEKISPKTYRQFFEIYKKVYSPFINRIKYHDKYFFNIVGIETSTYCNRKCDYCPNKDNETPKYIIDDVIFKEAIKQLKQIKFNGILQYNLYNEPLFNDKLIDEVKYASNELKNAIHILVTNGDLLTIEKAEKLIDAGIDKFVVTIHDKNPERAYERLSKVKDVIKDKMRLQTIYDLPIQNRGGAVDIDKYEHQKLKVCPNILSLTISINGDVLLCCNDYYKKHVMGNIMEKNIVDIWKSYSNLREELLDKNIVRLDICKKCLEIED; from the coding sequence ATGAAAAAAATAAAAATATTATTGGATAAATATATTTTAACTCAAATAGAAAAGATATCTCCAAAAACATACAGACAATTTTTTGAAATTTATAAAAAGGTTTATTCTCCATTTATTAATAGAATCAAATATCATGATAAATATTTTTTTAATATAGTAGGGATAGAAACATCTACTTATTGTAATAGAAAATGTGATTATTGTCCAAATAAAGATAATGAAACACCAAAATATATTATTGATGATGTAATATTTAAAGAAGCAATAAAACAATTAAAACAAATTAAATTTAATGGTATATTACAATATAATTTATACAATGAACCATTATTTAATGATAAATTAATTGATGAAGTAAAATATGCAAGTAATGAATTAAAAAATGCCATTCATATACTTGTTACTAATGGTGATTTATTAACAATAGAAAAAGCTGAGAAATTAATTGATGCTGGAATAGATAAGTTTGTTGTAACTATACATGATAAAAATCCAGAAAGAGCTTATGAAAGATTAAGTAAAGTTAAAGATGTTATAAAAGATAAAATGCGATTACAAACAATATATGATTTACCAATACAAAACAGGGGAGGAGCTGTTGATATTGATAAATATGAACATCAAAAGCTCAAAGTTTGTCCTAATATATTATCATTAACTATTAGTATAAATGGAGATGTTTTATTATGTTGTAATGATTATTATAAGAAACATGTAATGGGTAATATAATGGAAAAAAATATAGTTGATATTTGGAAAAGCTATTCTAATTTAAGAGAAGAACTTTTAGATAAAAATATAGTAAGATTAGATATATGTAAAAAGTGTTTAGAAATAGAGGATTAA
- a CDS encoding bifunctional 2-polyprenyl-6-hydroxyphenol methylase/3-demethylubiquinol 3-O-methyltransferase UbiG: protein MKKIDIKCPICSNEDTIEYLYKNSVGNKSIVKCKNCEIEYLYPYPTQKELEEIYSDDYAAWGIGEEDSFSKMKKDKFKKLLKDVLKYKKNGKLLDIGCGPGYLMEEAKELGFDVYGVEVGEKAADIAKNKFGNEKIYNGIIEKSNFQNNSFDIIMMSDVLEHVENPLELLKKSKELLVHDGNGYIIITTPNTNSFTCKTMKSKWSHYNIEHIHYFNKKSIETLASLTGFEIIEIRPFWKVLTFKYMNSIFKYTNRKLLSGIFSILEKIPVVGNLEIPILIGEFFVVFKSVKENK, encoded by the coding sequence ATGAAAAAGATTGATATTAAATGCCCTATATGTTCAAATGAAGATACTATCGAATATTTATATAAAAATTCTGTAGGCAATAAAAGTATAGTAAAATGTAAAAATTGTGAAATAGAATATTTATATCCATATCCAACACAAAAAGAACTTGAAGAAATATATTCTGATGATTATGCTGCTTGGGGAATAGGTGAAGAAGATTCTTTTTCAAAGATGAAGAAAGATAAATTTAAAAAGTTATTGAAAGATGTATTGAAATATAAAAAAAATGGAAAATTACTCGATATAGGATGCGGACCTGGATATTTAATGGAAGAAGCCAAAGAATTAGGTTTTGATGTTTATGGGGTAGAAGTTGGAGAAAAAGCAGCTGATATTGCTAAAAATAAATTTGGTAACGAAAAGATTTATAATGGTATTATTGAAAAGTCAAATTTTCAAAATAATAGTTTTGATATAATTATGATGAGCGATGTATTGGAACATGTAGAAAACCCTTTAGAGTTATTAAAAAAATCAAAAGAGTTATTAGTACATGATGGCAATGGGTATATTATTATTACAACTCCTAATACTAATTCATTTACTTGTAAAACTATGAAATCTAAATGGTCTCATTATAATATTGAACATATACATTATTTTAATAAAAAAAGTATAGAAACATTAGCAAGTTTAACTGGATTTGAAATCATTGAGATTAGACCATTTTGGAAAGTTTTAACTTTTAAATATATGAATAGTATTTTCAAATATACAAATAGAAAATTGTTGTCTGGAATATTTTCAATACTAGAGAAAATACCTGTTGTTGGAAATTTAGAAATACCAATATTGATAGGTGAGTTTTTTGTTGTATTTAAAAGTGTTAAGGAAAATAAATGA
- a CDS encoding sugar phosphate nucleotidyltransferase: MINIVIPMAGAGTRFYNLGYKVPKPLIEMQGYPFFYYSAKSLIKYYEYSNLIFVGLKEHNKDNILIDKILSLFPDAKIKLLDETPPGAVLTSREAIELIDNDYPVVFIDCDLCFYSEEFRLNQNELNNLDGFLLTFKSDKLCYSYCIKDNNNKIIGTKEKEVVSNDAIAGVYGFKNISLFDEVSKKYLENCSYSEFFTSGVYNIEPLKNGNVKIFECDFNISFGTVDEFLKVKENKVFDLFKL, encoded by the coding sequence ATGATTAATATAGTAATACCTATGGCAGGTGCTGGAACTAGATTTTATAATTTAGGATATAAAGTTCCTAAACCTTTAATTGAAATGCAAGGATATCCATTTTTTTATTATTCTGCTAAAAGTTTAATAAAATATTATGAGTATTCAAATTTAATATTTGTAGGACTTAAAGAACATAATAAAGATAATATATTAATAGATAAAATATTATCTTTATTCCCAGATGCTAAAATTAAACTTTTAGATGAAACTCCTCCTGGAGCAGTATTAACATCAAGAGAAGCTATAGAATTAATAGACAATGATTATCCTGTAGTTTTTATAGACTGTGATCTTTGTTTTTATAGTGAAGAGTTTAGGTTAAATCAGAATGAGTTAAATAATTTAGATGGATTTTTATTAACATTTAAATCAGACAAACTTTGTTATAGTTATTGCATTAAAGATAATAATAATAAAATAATAGGAACTAAAGAAAAAGAAGTTGTTAGTAATGATGCTATAGCAGGTGTATATGGATTTAAAAATATTTCATTATTTGATGAAGTAAGCAAAAAATATTTAGAAAATTGTTCGTATTCAGAATTTTTTACAAGCGGAGTTTATAATATTGAACCATTAAAAAATGGAAATGTAAAAATTTTTGAATGCGATTTTAATATTTCATTTGGAACAGTAGATGAATTTTTGAAAGTAAAAGAAAATAAGGTTTTTGATTTAT